One segment of Flammeovirga agarivorans DNA contains the following:
- a CDS encoding YbjO family protein → MGYGYPELFSIPGESKREIFHSLVMQKLPDLLVLTLLFVPANCRRFFRLQ, encoded by the coding sequence CTGGGCTACGGGTATCCGGAGCTGTTCAGCATTCCCGGGGAATCAAAACGAGAGATTTTCCACTCGCTGGTGATGCAAAAACTGCCGGATCTGCTGGTTCTGACGCTGCTGTTCGTGCCGGCGAACTGCCGTCGCTTTTTCCGCCTGCAATAA